Proteins encoded in a region of the Cytobacillus pseudoceanisediminis genome:
- a CDS encoding FecCD family ABC transporter permease, which translates to MQKQYIRTYLNNKFLAYLTAAAFLLLAMLMGISIGTVSVHPMTIIRVISAELFPFISLGNTDAMHSNIILNIRLPRVLLAGLVGASLAIAGAAFQGLLRNPLADPYTIGVSSGASLGAVLTLFLGLSIPFAGMFTLPLFSILFSFLTIFAVLLFARKIERSMKVETIILTGIIFSSFLGALISLMIALTGEELRQIIGWLLGSVSMRGWAYIKIIIPFFVLGAILLLVNSKELNAMSFGEEKAQHIGVDVQKRKMMVLIAGSILTGAAVAVSGTIGFVGLVIPHLTRLLWGPDHRHLLPLSILMGAGFLIIADLVSRTIIAPTELPIGVITAIIGAPAFAIILIKRKNKL; encoded by the coding sequence TTGCAAAAGCAGTATATCCGGACGTATTTAAATAATAAATTTTTAGCTTATCTAACAGCAGCGGCTTTCCTGCTTTTAGCCATGCTGATGGGGATTTCAATTGGAACAGTGTCTGTTCACCCCATGACGATTATCAGAGTAATAAGCGCTGAGCTATTTCCTTTTATTTCATTGGGAAACACGGATGCTATGCATTCAAATATCATTTTGAATATTCGCCTGCCGCGCGTTTTGCTGGCTGGCTTAGTAGGGGCGTCTCTTGCAATTGCGGGAGCCGCCTTTCAAGGTTTATTAAGAAATCCGCTGGCAGATCCATATACAATTGGGGTTTCATCCGGGGCTTCACTAGGTGCTGTTTTAACATTATTCTTAGGATTATCCATTCCGTTTGCAGGAATGTTTACGCTGCCGTTATTCAGCATTTTATTTTCCTTTTTAACCATTTTTGCCGTTTTGCTGTTTGCCAGAAAAATTGAAAGATCCATGAAAGTGGAAACGATTATTTTAACAGGCATTATCTTCAGTTCTTTTCTTGGCGCTCTGATTTCTCTGATGATTGCCCTGACTGGAGAGGAGCTTAGACAGATTATTGGCTGGCTTCTTGGCAGTGTATCCATGAGAGGGTGGGCGTATATTAAAATTATCATTCCGTTTTTTGTACTGGGTGCCATCCTTCTTTTAGTGAACAGCAAAGAGCTTAATGCCATGAGCTTCGGAGAAGAAAAGGCCCAGCATATAGGGGTGGACGTTCAGAAGAGAAAGATGATGGTCCTGATAGCTGGCTCTATCTTGACTGGTGCGGCTGTAGCTGTATCTGGAACGATAGGATTTGTCGGTCTTGTGATCCCTCATCTGACCAGGCTGTTATGGGGACCGGATCATAGGCACCTATTGCCGCTATCTATTCTGATGGGTGCAGGCTTTCTTATTATTGCCGATCTGGTTTCACGGACGATCATTGCACCTACCGAACTTCCAATCGGTGTGATTACAGCGATAATCGGTGCACCTGCGTTTGCTATTATTTTAATTAAAAGAAAGAATAAACTTT
- a CDS encoding ABC transporter substrate-binding protein yields the protein MRKFYAFLLTMLLAAGVLAGCGESAEQPKEEKKVEEGQNTGGEEAAFPVTIKDALDNEIVIESKPERIVSMIPSNTEIVFELGLGEEVVGVSDFDNYPPEATEKEKIGGMEFNVEKIISLKPDLVLAHASSAHNSEAGLQQLRDAGVTVLVVNDAKSFDQVFESIEMVGTAAGEKDEAEQLVSDMKSKLEEIKTKAQGIKEEDRKSVFVEVSPAPEIYTAGTKTFMDEMLSAINAENIISEEGWPKMDPEAIIERNPDVIITTHGYYTEDAAGNVMKRDGWQDITAVKNKHVADVDSDMVTRSGPRIIEGVEELAKAVYPDVFK from the coding sequence ATGAGAAAGTTTTATGCATTTTTATTAACGATGCTTCTGGCTGCAGGAGTGCTAGCAGGCTGCGGCGAGAGTGCTGAACAGCCTAAAGAAGAGAAAAAGGTTGAGGAAGGGCAGAATACTGGCGGGGAAGAGGCTGCTTTTCCTGTTACGATAAAGGATGCTCTTGATAATGAAATCGTCATCGAATCCAAGCCCGAAAGAATCGTTTCCATGATTCCAAGCAACACCGAAATTGTTTTTGAATTGGGGCTTGGCGAAGAAGTTGTCGGAGTCTCCGATTTTGATAACTACCCGCCCGAAGCCACAGAAAAAGAAAAGATTGGCGGCATGGAATTTAATGTCGAGAAAATTATTTCTTTAAAACCGGATCTTGTCCTTGCTCACGCGTCAAGCGCACATAATTCCGAAGCTGGCCTTCAGCAATTAAGGGATGCAGGTGTGACCGTCCTTGTTGTCAATGATGCAAAGAGCTTTGATCAGGTTTTTGAATCCATTGAAATGGTTGGAACCGCAGCGGGAGAGAAGGATGAAGCAGAGCAGCTTGTTTCAGATATGAAGAGCAAGCTCGAGGAAATCAAAACAAAAGCTCAGGGCATAAAAGAAGAAGACCGCAAATCGGTTTTCGTGGAAGTTTCACCTGCTCCTGAAATCTATACAGCAGGTACAAAAACATTTATGGATGAAATGCTAAGTGCCATCAATGCAGAAAATATCATTTCCGAAGAAGGATGGCCGAAAATGGATCCGGAAGCGATTATCGAACGGAATCCGGATGTAATCATCACAACTCATGGCTATTACACTGAGGATGCTGCTGGCAATGTAATGAAAAGGGATGGCTGGCAGGATATAACCGCAGTAAAAAATAAGCATGTTGCCGATGTTGATTCCGATATGGTAACCCGCTCTGGCCCTCGTATTATTGAAGGAGTCGAGGAACTTGCAAAAGCAGTATATCCGGACGTATTTAAATAA
- a CDS encoding FtsW/RodA/SpoVE family cell cycle protein: MNKNNRFSDRFDWTLCFLLLLFFLISCIAIYSGQSSNQYEGNFVVSQIKNYVVGAIIVAIVMYFDSEQIRRLTWLLYGLGILLLVGLFIAPESIAPERKGATLWYIIPGLGSVQPSEFVKVFLIIALSKVIADHHLKYQAKTAGTDFFLLIKLGAATLPPLGLIIIEDLGTALVIIAILTGIILVSGITWKILVPIYGILGAFAGTVLYLVIIAPEILEKYLGIDPYQFSRIYSWLDPVNHKQGAGMQLYNSMLAIGSGLISGKGFTDRQVYVPDAHTDFIFSVIGEEYGFFGASVVISLFFLLIYHLTKTGLETTDPFNTYICVGVISMITFHVFQNIGMTIQVLPITGIPLPFISYGGSSLMGNMMAMGLIFSIRYHHRTYMFSTDSNYVAK; the protein is encoded by the coding sequence ATGAACAAGAATAATAGATTCTCAGACCGGTTCGATTGGACGTTATGCTTTCTTCTGCTGCTATTTTTCCTCATCAGCTGCATCGCTATTTACAGCGGACAATCCTCCAATCAATATGAAGGGAATTTTGTCGTCTCACAAATAAAAAATTATGTTGTCGGAGCTATCATTGTGGCAATTGTCATGTATTTTGACAGCGAGCAAATCAGAAGGCTTACTTGGCTGCTGTACGGTTTAGGCATCCTATTGCTTGTCGGGTTATTCATTGCACCGGAAAGCATTGCACCAGAGCGCAAAGGGGCTACATTGTGGTATATCATTCCTGGACTTGGTTCTGTGCAGCCCTCAGAGTTTGTTAAGGTATTCCTTATCATTGCCCTCAGCAAAGTCATCGCTGACCACCATCTGAAATATCAGGCAAAGACTGCAGGCACGGACTTTTTCCTTCTAATCAAATTAGGGGCAGCCACATTGCCTCCATTAGGATTGATTATTATTGAAGACCTGGGTACCGCCCTTGTCATCATCGCCATATTAACTGGAATCATCCTGGTTTCCGGGATCACCTGGAAAATCCTTGTTCCGATTTATGGAATCCTTGGCGCTTTCGCGGGAACGGTGCTCTATCTGGTCATCATAGCACCGGAGATTTTAGAGAAGTACCTTGGGATAGACCCCTATCAGTTCAGCCGAATTTATTCCTGGCTTGACCCGGTTAATCACAAGCAGGGAGCCGGAATGCAGCTGTACAACTCCATGCTCGCAATCGGCTCAGGATTAATATCCGGAAAAGGGTTTACTGACAGACAGGTGTATGTGCCTGATGCCCATACTGATTTTATTTTTAGCGTCATTGGCGAGGAGTACGGCTTTTTTGGTGCAAGTGTAGTAATCAGCCTTTTCTTTCTGCTCATCTATCACTTAACTAAAACCGGCTTGGAGACGACCGACCCTTTTAATACCTATATTTGCGTCGGGGTCATCAGTATGATCACCTTCCATGTATTTCAAAATATCGGTATGACTATTCAGGTACTGCCAATCACCGGCATTCCGCTGCCGTTTATCAGCTACGGCGGAAGCTCGCTTATGGGAAACATGATGGCGATGGGCCTGATTTTCAGCATCCGGTACCATCACAGAACTTATATGTTTTCAACGGATTCAAATTATGTTGCAAAATAA
- the argS gene encoding arginine--tRNA ligase — MNFKAIFTAQLASVLNGQLSDEAIADLIETPKNPAHGDLAFPCFTLAKAFRKSPASIAGETACLIQGPHIEKAEAAGPYINIFFSKESAGAVIMEKILNEGKEYGQLNDGAGKTAVLDFSSPNIAKPFSMGHLRSTVIGNALGSLAEKCGYTAVRINHLGDWGTQFGKLITAYTKWGSPDKVKENPIKELLSLYIRFHEEAEANPALEDEARSWFKELENGNEQAQALWSWFREESLKEFQRVYDMLGIHFDSYNGEAFYNDKMEPVIEELMAKDLLAESDGAEVVQLPDEDLPPCLIKKSDGATLYATRDLAAAFYRKETYQFDHSLYIVGQEQSIHFRQVKSVIKKMGYEWADNMTHVPFGLYLKDGKKMSTRKGRVILLEEVLNEAILLAKTNIEAKNPGLENKDEVAEAVGIGAILFHDLKNDRMNNIEFSLEDMLTFEGETGPYLQYTNARAYSLLRKADDIPSAENGLSDSYSWEIIKLLYQYPEKIRQSYMQLSPSVLAKYLIDVAQAFNKYYGQVRILEKDNSIKSRLALVKAVTIVLSDGMQTLGMKVPRQM, encoded by the coding sequence ATCAATTTCAAAGCTATTTTCACAGCTCAGCTGGCTTCAGTGCTGAATGGGCAGCTTTCTGACGAAGCAATTGCGGACTTAATCGAAACGCCAAAGAATCCGGCACATGGCGATCTTGCTTTTCCCTGTTTTACACTTGCAAAAGCATTCAGGAAGTCACCTGCCTCTATTGCTGGCGAGACAGCGTGCCTGATTCAGGGACCGCATATCGAAAAAGCAGAGGCTGCTGGTCCTTACATTAATATCTTCTTTTCCAAAGAGTCAGCCGGTGCAGTCATAATGGAAAAAATTTTGAACGAAGGAAAAGAATATGGACAGCTGAATGATGGCGCAGGCAAAACAGCCGTGCTTGATTTCTCTTCGCCAAACATCGCAAAGCCCTTCTCCATGGGCCATTTGCGGTCTACGGTCATTGGAAACGCCCTCGGCAGCCTGGCCGAAAAATGCGGTTATACAGCGGTCAGAATCAACCACTTAGGCGACTGGGGCACACAATTCGGCAAGCTGATCACCGCTTATACAAAGTGGGGCAGCCCGGATAAAGTGAAGGAAAATCCCATAAAGGAACTGCTTAGCCTATATATACGCTTCCATGAAGAAGCAGAAGCTAACCCAGCCCTTGAAGATGAAGCGCGTTCCTGGTTCAAAGAGCTTGAAAACGGAAATGAGCAAGCTCAGGCACTCTGGAGCTGGTTTAGAGAAGAATCATTGAAAGAATTCCAGCGGGTTTATGATATGCTTGGCATTCATTTCGACTCATACAATGGTGAAGCTTTTTATAATGATAAAATGGAACCCGTCATAGAGGAACTCATGGCAAAAGACCTGCTGGCTGAGTCTGATGGCGCAGAGGTGGTTCAACTGCCTGATGAAGACCTTCCTCCATGCCTGATAAAAAAATCCGACGGAGCGACTCTGTATGCAACACGGGATCTCGCTGCAGCTTTTTATAGAAAAGAAACCTATCAGTTTGATCATTCCCTATACATTGTCGGTCAGGAACAGAGCATCCATTTCAGGCAGGTTAAAAGCGTTATTAAAAAGATGGGTTATGAGTGGGCGGATAATATGACACATGTCCCTTTTGGCCTCTATTTAAAAGATGGGAAAAAGATGTCTACCCGAAAAGGCAGAGTCATCCTTCTTGAGGAGGTCCTGAATGAAGCAATCCTTCTGGCAAAGACCAATATCGAAGCTAAAAATCCCGGCTTGGAAAACAAAGATGAAGTCGCTGAAGCAGTCGGCATCGGGGCTATTCTGTTCCATGATCTGAAAAATGACCGCATGAATAATATTGAATTTTCACTTGAAGATATGCTGACATTTGAAGGAGAAACAGGACCCTATCTGCAATACACCAATGCCCGGGCCTATTCTCTTCTCCGCAAGGCAGACGATATTCCATCTGCCGAAAATGGGCTATCTGATTCTTACAGCTGGGAAATTATCAAGCTGCTCTATCAGTATCCTGAAAAAATCAGACAATCTTATATGCAGCTTTCCCCTTCTGTCCTGGCTAAATATTTGATTGATGTGGCTCAAGCCTTCAATAAATATTACGGACAGGTAAGAATATTAGAAAAGGATAACAGCATCAAATCAAGACTTGCCCTTGTCAAAGCAGTCACAATTGTTCTTTCCGACGGGATGCAGACACTCGGCATGAAGGTGCCCCGGCAAATGTAA
- a CDS encoding sulfite exporter TauE/SafE family protein produces the protein MEYLLFITLGALISVLSGFFGVGGGFILTPTLMLFGFSPVEAITTSLLFSIGTSLSGIFAHIRMKNIWLKQGLILGLSGMAATQAAHPFVLFLEEKGWDAWAVPLFYIILLSYFALGMLKRGKKSANAAPSSEHSPSIVKMVLIGFFAGFVSTTLGVGGGFIMVPLSVAYLGMMPKKAVGTSLFAIMLIVSAGFLSYASTVSIDYWIGISLVTGGLIGSQFGAKLTSYFENEEITYMLGALYMATVASVILKLIHLNYTGLVLMAIFVGGFLVRSLVKMHKANARTKAKKERP, from the coding sequence ATGGAATATCTCTTATTTATTACGCTCGGAGCGCTTATTAGTGTGCTCTCTGGTTTTTTTGGGGTAGGCGGGGGATTCATTCTTACTCCGACACTCATGCTGTTTGGCTTTTCTCCGGTAGAAGCAATCACAACGAGTTTGCTTTTTTCAATTGGTACCTCTCTTTCAGGCATCTTCGCTCATATCAGGATGAAGAATATATGGCTTAAGCAAGGGCTGATTCTTGGACTAAGCGGTATGGCAGCTACTCAGGCCGCCCATCCCTTTGTGCTGTTTCTTGAGGAAAAGGGCTGGGATGCGTGGGCAGTTCCTTTGTTTTATATCATTCTGCTGTCTTATTTTGCTTTGGGCATGTTAAAAAGAGGGAAAAAATCAGCCAATGCCGCTCCGTCATCTGAACATTCTCCATCCATTGTGAAAATGGTTCTGATTGGATTTTTTGCAGGATTTGTTTCTACGACATTAGGTGTGGGCGGCGGCTTTATTATGGTGCCTTTATCGGTTGCCTATTTAGGGATGATGCCGAAGAAAGCAGTAGGAACCAGCTTGTTTGCTATCATGTTAATCGTATCTGCAGGCTTTCTATCCTACGCTTCCACTGTCAGCATTGATTATTGGATTGGCATTTCACTCGTAACAGGAGGCCTGATAGGGTCACAATTTGGAGCGAAGCTTACCTCCTATTTTGAAAACGAAGAAATCACCTATATGCTCGGAGCCTTATATATGGCTACAGTGGCAAGTGTGATTCTGAAATTAATACATTTGAATTATACCGGCTTAGTGCTGATGGCCATTTTTGTCGGCGGCTTTTTAGTAAGAAGCCTTGTGAAAATGCATAAAGCAAATGCCCGCACAAAGGCAAAAAAGGAGAGACCATAA
- a CDS encoding Dps family protein, with amino-acid sequence MEKLHAALNVQIANWSVLYTKLHRYHWFVKGPLFFTLHEKFEELYNEAAEVVDEAAERLLAIGGSPAATLKEFLSITTLEESNGEKKAEDMVAALASDYRHIKEQLISLAQLAEEQEDQVTGDFAIGLMEKLDTHIWMLNAYLGE; translated from the coding sequence ATGGAAAAATTACATGCAGCATTAAATGTACAAATCGCAAACTGGAGTGTTCTTTATACTAAATTGCACCGCTACCACTGGTTTGTAAAAGGCCCGCTTTTCTTTACCCTTCATGAAAAGTTCGAAGAATTATATAATGAAGCAGCTGAAGTTGTGGATGAGGCAGCCGAACGCCTGCTAGCCATCGGCGGCTCACCGGCAGCGACACTTAAGGAGTTCTTAAGCATCACTACTCTTGAAGAGTCTAATGGGGAAAAGAAAGCAGAAGATATGGTTGCCGCTCTTGCTTCCGATTATAGACATATTAAAGAACAATTAATTTCTTTAGCACAGCTTGCTGAGGAGCAGGAAGATCAAGTGACAGGCGACTTTGCCATCGGTCTTATGGAAAAATTGGATACGCATATTTGGATGTTAAATGCCTACTTAGGAGAATAA
- a CDS encoding EamA family transporter, whose translation MGNLKYSLFIFLGACSYGILASIVKLGLQAGYSVPELTGSQYLFGLLLLLLSFPFIKKTKITLQQTAALLLTGASLSLTGILYGMSLDRNPASIAVVLLFQFTWIGILLEALYEKKMPSKAKIISSILLIIGTVFASNLINSGSHPIQAEGLIYGLLSAVTFAVFIFASGKAGKGIPTIQRSIFITFGGLLLVAAFSGPVLISGGIQLEGLWKFGLLMALFGAIFPIVCFAIGSPHLDSGLATIVGSAELPAAVAAAMLILGERISEAQAFGIVLILIGISIPQFTLKKAAKNRFST comes from the coding sequence ATGGGAAACTTAAAATATTCATTATTCATTTTTCTTGGCGCATGCAGTTATGGCATTCTGGCATCCATTGTGAAACTCGGACTCCAGGCCGGCTACTCTGTTCCTGAATTGACCGGAAGCCAATATTTATTTGGGCTCCTTTTGCTGTTGCTTTCTTTCCCATTTATCAAAAAAACAAAAATCACCCTTCAACAAACAGCAGCTTTGTTATTGACCGGTGCTTCCCTAAGTTTAACAGGCATTCTGTATGGAATGAGCCTTGATCGGAATCCGGCCTCCATCGCTGTTGTCCTCTTATTTCAGTTCACCTGGATAGGAATTCTTTTAGAAGCTCTATATGAAAAAAAGATGCCCAGCAAAGCAAAAATCATTTCTTCGATTTTGCTAATTATAGGGACTGTATTTGCAAGCAACCTGATTAATTCCGGGTCACATCCTATTCAAGCTGAGGGACTGATCTATGGCTTATTATCTGCGGTAACATTTGCCGTATTCATTTTTGCAAGCGGCAAGGCAGGTAAAGGAATTCCAACCATCCAGAGGAGCATCTTCATCACGTTTGGCGGACTTCTTCTGGTTGCAGCTTTTTCAGGCCCCGTTTTAATAAGCGGTGGCATCCAGCTTGAGGGCCTATGGAAATTCGGGCTGCTGATGGCATTGTTCGGGGCTATTTTCCCAATTGTATGTTTTGCAATCGGCTCACCTCATTTAGATTCAGGTCTTGCCACAATTGTAGGTTCTGCCGAACTCCCGGCCGCTGTTGCTGCTGCCATGCTGATTCTTGGCGAAAGAATTTCAGAAGCACAGGCTTTCGGAATCGTGCTGATCCTGATCGGAATCAGTATTCCGCAGTTCACATTAAAAAAAGCAGCAAAGAATCGTTTTAGCACGTAA
- a CDS encoding DUF4395 domain-containing protein, translating to MANTPVSIPRPLVRTNQWSIVLSVLASWLTGEAWILAIPLLAGIMGLLFGYNPIMRAAKLFLRKNPADYIPEDWEQQQFNQVIAVACLALGLISFLLGWTAAGYVFTAMVALSAFVAILGFCIGCFIRFQLNQYKYRKSYKA from the coding sequence TTGGCAAATACACCTGTTTCTATTCCCCGCCCGCTCGTAAGAACTAATCAATGGTCGATCGTATTAAGTGTTTTAGCTTCGTGGCTAACCGGAGAAGCATGGATTCTTGCCATACCCCTCCTTGCAGGTATAATGGGCCTATTGTTCGGCTACAATCCCATTATGCGTGCAGCAAAACTTTTTCTAAGAAAAAATCCTGCTGATTACATTCCCGAAGACTGGGAGCAGCAGCAATTTAATCAAGTGATTGCCGTTGCATGCCTGGCGCTGGGCCTGATCAGCTTTCTTCTGGGCTGGACAGCTGCAGGATATGTTTTTACAGCTATGGTAGCTCTATCAGCATTTGTCGCCATTCTTGGATTTTGCATAGGCTGTTTTATCCGCTTTCAGCTCAATCAATATAAATACCGAAAATCTTATAAAGCTTAA
- a CDS encoding YqcI/YcgG family protein, which translates to MKTASKFLLTKEDMTNPEIVPEWVCQEYKTFHDTVTDKTFPCYFGMTAEMRGELRYAYITQEDWSNLPGALESFIELFDAPKLIRHGLFVFVEPETDEKPLEHYREYFWNILQYLHKVDTKPWPKDYPTDPDHHLWAFSFAEEPFFVFGNAPAYKQRKTRDLGNSLVLGFQPRRIFEGLEGTSKGGIMSREKVRERVEKWDGLPTHPNISHYGDPEHREWKQYFIGDDIKPIEGKCPFHHK; encoded by the coding sequence ATGAAAACTGCCAGTAAGTTTCTTTTAACAAAAGAAGATATGACTAACCCCGAGATTGTGCCTGAGTGGGTTTGTCAGGAATATAAAACATTTCATGATACAGTTACAGATAAAACCTTCCCGTGCTATTTTGGAATGACTGCTGAAATGCGCGGCGAATTGAGATATGCCTATATTACACAGGAAGATTGGTCTAACCTGCCGGGAGCCCTCGAATCCTTTATCGAGCTTTTTGACGCACCAAAACTCATTCGCCATGGCCTGTTTGTATTTGTGGAGCCGGAGACAGATGAAAAACCGCTTGAACATTACAGAGAATATTTCTGGAATATTCTGCAGTATTTGCATAAGGTTGATACAAAGCCTTGGCCTAAGGATTATCCGACAGATCCTGACCACCACTTATGGGCGTTTTCTTTTGCTGAGGAACCATTCTTTGTGTTTGGAAATGCGCCTGCCTACAAGCAGAGAAAGACGAGGGATTTAGGCAATAGCCTTGTACTGGGCTTCCAGCCGCGCCGCATTTTTGAAGGCCTTGAAGGCACCTCTAAAGGCGGCATCATGTCCAGGGAAAAAGTAAGGGAACGGGTTGAAAAATGGGATGGCCTCCCTACCCATCCAAACATCAGCCATTATGGCGATCCCGAACACCGTGAGTGGAAACAATACTTTATCGGTGATGACATTAAACCAATCGAAGGGAAATGCCCTTTCCATCATAAATAA
- a CDS encoding serine hydrolase yields the protein MNFLTIKAEILDLASCCEGRVAVYIHTEDGVIETNADDVISSASLIKVPILLAGLSQAENALLDLDEEAEVKDAARVGGAGVLQAMSKGLKMKVIDLMTLMVIVSDNTATNLIIERLGIEKINQFIKSLGFNCTELNRKMMDFEALKNGMDNTTTARDMVYGMKALAENSLLSGKFTEKALDILEKQQYKNKLANTMDTEKVKVASKTGELPGIEHDCAIFTHKGNTVYAAVLVDQLQSQAAGREVLSAIGSRINQYITHK from the coding sequence ATGAACTTTCTTACTATCAAAGCAGAAATTCTTGATTTGGCCAGCTGCTGTGAAGGACGTGTGGCCGTATACATCCATACAGAGGATGGTGTTATCGAAACAAATGCCGATGATGTTATCTCTTCCGCAAGCTTAATTAAGGTTCCCATTTTACTCGCGGGGCTTTCACAGGCGGAGAATGCCCTGCTTGATCTCGATGAGGAAGCAGAAGTGAAGGATGCTGCCCGGGTTGGCGGAGCCGGGGTATTGCAGGCCATGAGCAAGGGTCTGAAGATGAAGGTTATAGACTTAATGACGCTCATGGTCATTGTATCTGATAATACTGCGACCAATCTCATCATTGAGAGGCTGGGAATAGAGAAAATCAATCAGTTTATCAAAAGTTTGGGGTTTAATTGCACGGAATTAAACAGAAAGATGATGGACTTTGAGGCATTGAAAAACGGCATGGACAACACCACGACTGCCAGGGATATGGTGTATGGCATGAAGGCATTGGCAGAGAATTCGCTTTTATCCGGGAAATTTACAGAAAAAGCACTGGATATATTGGAAAAACAGCAGTATAAGAACAAACTTGCAAACACAATGGACACGGAAAAAGTCAAGGTTGCCAGCAAAACAGGAGAACTACCCGGAATAGAGCATGATTGCGCCATATTTACCCATAAAGGAAACACCGTTTACGCCGCTGTCCTTGTCGACCAGCTTCAAAGTCAGGCAGCTGGAAGAGAAGTACTGTCCGCAATTGGCAGTCGCATTAATCAATATATAACTCATAAATAA
- a CDS encoding C40 family peptidase yields the protein MAIQQKWLVSVPVATLWTSSDSSREIDFEAITNPVNLDSWLGKLTYEPRLELCEGNLVQSQVLYGEEVIVLEEKDGWVHVVVPGQPSSKDERGYPGWVPKAQLTKNEDWKLGSRKAAVIQKKKATLYSNDREPELILSYQTILPVLREEAEWIQVQTPEGAGYLKPEDVQVYETIGAIRKGSGKDIIDAGEQFIGLPYLWGGMSSFGYDCSGFSYSMCKANGFIIPRDAHDQAEAGDPVELDAIEPGDLLFFAYEEGKGKLHHVGIYYGDGKLLHSPNTGKTIEIIDLKDTIYEKELCAARRYWQETGE from the coding sequence TTGGCAATTCAGCAAAAATGGCTGGTATCGGTTCCTGTAGCAACCTTGTGGACATCAAGCGATTCATCAAGAGAAATTGACTTTGAAGCGATCACCAATCCAGTTAATCTGGATTCCTGGCTTGGAAAGCTCACATATGAGCCCCGGCTTGAACTTTGCGAAGGGAATCTTGTTCAATCACAAGTTCTGTACGGAGAAGAAGTGATTGTATTGGAGGAGAAGGATGGGTGGGTTCATGTTGTTGTCCCGGGCCAGCCTTCTTCTAAGGACGAGAGAGGATATCCCGGATGGGTGCCGAAAGCCCAGCTGACTAAAAATGAAGATTGGAAGCTTGGTAGCAGAAAGGCTGCGGTCATTCAGAAGAAAAAGGCAACCCTCTATTCTAATGACAGAGAGCCGGAACTTATACTAAGCTATCAAACCATACTCCCGGTGTTAAGAGAAGAAGCTGAGTGGATTCAGGTGCAGACACCTGAGGGAGCAGGATATCTAAAACCTGAAGATGTGCAGGTGTATGAAACAATCGGGGCTATACGGAAAGGCAGCGGAAAAGACATCATCGATGCGGGGGAACAATTTATAGGCCTGCCATATCTATGGGGCGGCATGAGCAGCTTTGGGTATGACTGCTCAGGATTCAGCTATTCTATGTGCAAAGCAAATGGATTTATCATCCCCCGTGATGCCCATGATCAGGCGGAAGCAGGGGATCCGGTTGAACTTGACGCCATTGAACCCGGGGACTTATTATTTTTTGCTTATGAAGAAGGAAAAGGCAAACTCCATCATGTTGGCATCTATTATGGTGATGGGAAGCTGCTTCATTCTCCTAATACCGGTAAAACCATCGAAATTATCGACTTGAAAGACACCATCTATGAAAAGGAATTATGTGCAGCTAGACGTTACTGGCAAGAGACGGGGGAATAA